From a region of the Dickeya poaceiphila genome:
- the icd gene encoding NADP-dependent isocitrate dehydrogenase, producing the protein MESKVVVPAEGQKITVDAQGKLVVPDNPIIPFIEGDGIGVDVTPAMINVVNAAVNKAYQGKRKISWMEIYTGEKSTQVYGQDVWLPDETLELIREYRVAIKGPLTTPVGGGIRSLNVALRQQLDLYVCLRPVRYYDGTPSPVKQPELTDMVIFRENAEDIYAGIEWKAGTPEADKVIKFLQDEMGVKKIRFPQQCGIGVKPCSEEGTKRLVRAAFEYAIVNDRDSVTLVHKGNIMKFTEGAFKDWGYQLARDEFGGELIDGGPWVKIKNPKTGKDIVIKDVIADAFLQQILLRPAEYDVIACMNLNGDYISDALAAQVGGIGIAPGANIGDECALFEATHGTAPKYAGQDKVNPGSVILSAEMMLRHLQWFEAADLIVKGMEGAIKNKTVTYDLERLLEGATLRKCSEFAQDIIDNM; encoded by the coding sequence ATGGAAAGTAAAGTAGTTGTACCGGCAGAAGGGCAGAAGATTACGGTTGACGCTCAGGGCAAACTGGTTGTGCCGGATAATCCGATTATTCCGTTTATCGAGGGTGACGGTATTGGTGTCGATGTTACGCCAGCCATGATTAACGTTGTCAATGCCGCAGTAAACAAAGCCTATCAGGGTAAGCGCAAAATTTCCTGGATGGAAATTTACACCGGTGAGAAATCTACCCAGGTGTATGGTCAAGATGTCTGGTTGCCGGATGAAACGCTGGAGCTTATCCGCGAATACCGTGTTGCCATCAAAGGACCGCTGACCACGCCAGTGGGCGGAGGTATCCGTTCTCTGAACGTGGCGCTGCGTCAGCAACTGGACCTGTACGTTTGTCTGCGTCCGGTTCGTTATTATGACGGTACGCCGAGTCCGGTTAAGCAACCGGAACTGACCGACATGGTCATCTTCCGTGAAAACGCCGAAGATATTTATGCTGGTATCGAGTGGAAAGCCGGTACGCCGGAAGCGGACAAAGTGATCAAGTTCCTGCAAGATGAAATGGGTGTGAAAAAAATCCGTTTCCCTCAGCAGTGTGGTATCGGTGTGAAGCCTTGTTCCGAAGAAGGAACCAAGCGTCTGGTTCGTGCGGCGTTCGAATACGCTATCGTTAATGATCGTGATTCCGTGACACTGGTACACAAAGGCAACATCATGAAGTTTACCGAAGGCGCGTTCAAAGACTGGGGCTACCAGTTGGCGCGTGACGAATTCGGCGGTGAACTGATCGACGGTGGGCCATGGGTGAAAATCAAGAACCCGAAAACCGGTAAAGACATCGTTATTAAGGATGTGATTGCCGACGCCTTCCTGCAGCAGATTCTGCTGCGTCCGGCTGAATACGATGTTATCGCTTGTATGAACCTCAACGGCGACTATATTTCTGATGCACTGGCGGCCCAGGTTGGCGGGATCGGTATTGCGCCAGGCGCCAACATTGGTGATGAATGTGCGCTGTTTGAAGCTACTCACGGTACGGCACCGAAGTATGCCGGTCAGGATAAAGTAAACCCTGGTTCTGTGATTCTCTCTGCTGAGATGATGCTGCGCCACCTACAATGGTTTGAAGCAGCTGATCTGATCGTGAAAGGCATGGAAGGTGCAATTAAGAACAAGACCGTCACCTATGACCTCGAACGTCTGCTGGAAGGTGCTACGCTGCGCAAATGTAGCGAGTTTGCTCAGGACATCATCGACAATATGTAA
- a CDS encoding sensor domain-containing phosphodiesterase, which yields MSRAPANKDEDSRLAALREYGISKPLSDPGFDNLINLAANVFNVPIVWISLIEEERQLFAASIGMTICETSRDESFCAHAILKKRIMVIPDTRKDPRFKDNPLVTGDPHIRFYAGIPLRTPGGLPIGVLCIVDNKPRASLSARDAHNLQDFAALVMDKLEMRRLDLARRASQARFENIAESSPDAILCVNDRGTITFWNESAEKMLEYGRDQIIGEHISIIVPDMFVVQLHHLATDKTAIFKGSSIELDTRALPGTLIPTELTVSMWHDNNQTRYGIILRDITERKRYEERLFLQAHRDPLTGLANRTLLTSTLDLVLKNGEPASIMIIDLDGFKDINDSLGHSSGDEILSSVARRLQDNVHTGDLVARMGGDEFAILLPNQSDEQQVAKLAEKIIYDISQAVPVDDKQINTSASIGLVIYPAHGTTVQDLLTSADLALYQAKADGRNCYRFFTRELREVFQARHAFQLEFIRAYEQEEFEVFYQPQVSLIDSKVVGAEALLRWRHPYKGLLGPAAFMAALERGPWAERIGDWVVRSACQQASEWCRSGAENFRISINLFAAQFRSGMLAQKIKDILTQTGLKPGSLELEITENIILRHDENMMKPLNDLRSSGIGIAFDDYGTGYASLSMLKHYPVTRLKIDQTFVRAMCESAPDAAIVRAILYLGKSFGLDVIAEGVETQEQCERLLNKGCEQAQGYLFGRPMPAAEFEKLLDLEDTPLV from the coding sequence ATGAGTCGAGCCCCAGCAAATAAAGATGAAGATAGCCGACTTGCGGCGTTAAGAGAGTACGGCATCAGTAAACCGCTGTCTGATCCTGGTTTTGACAATTTGATCAATCTGGCGGCTAACGTTTTTAACGTTCCTATCGTATGGATTTCTCTGATAGAGGAAGAGCGACAGTTGTTTGCGGCCAGCATTGGCATGACGATATGTGAAACGTCCAGAGATGAATCCTTCTGTGCACATGCGATTCTCAAGAAACGGATCATGGTGATCCCCGATACGCGCAAAGATCCCCGCTTCAAAGATAATCCATTGGTTACCGGTGACCCGCACATCCGTTTTTACGCTGGTATCCCATTGCGTACGCCAGGCGGCCTTCCTATCGGCGTGCTGTGCATTGTCGATAATAAACCCCGCGCCTCTCTTAGTGCTCGTGATGCGCACAATTTGCAGGATTTTGCCGCGCTGGTGATGGACAAGTTGGAAATGCGGCGTTTGGATCTGGCTCGCCGGGCCAGTCAGGCGCGCTTTGAGAACATTGCCGAATCATCACCGGATGCCATTCTCTGCGTTAATGACAGAGGGACGATTACCTTCTGGAATGAGTCGGCAGAAAAAATGCTGGAATATGGTCGCGATCAGATTATCGGCGAGCACATCAGCATTATCGTTCCAGATATGTTTGTCGTGCAGTTGCACCATCTGGCGACAGATAAAACCGCCATATTTAAAGGCAGTTCAATTGAATTGGATACGCGTGCCTTGCCCGGCACGCTGATTCCAACCGAGCTGACAGTGTCAATGTGGCATGACAACAACCAGACGCGCTATGGCATTATTCTGCGTGATATCACTGAAAGAAAACGTTACGAGGAACGGTTATTCCTGCAAGCGCACCGTGATCCGCTGACAGGGCTGGCTAATCGAACATTGCTAACATCCACGTTGGATCTGGTGCTGAAAAATGGTGAACCAGCCTCCATCATGATTATTGATCTGGATGGCTTCAAGGATATTAACGATAGCCTCGGCCACTCCAGTGGCGACGAGATTTTATCCAGCGTTGCCAGACGATTACAGGATAATGTTCATACCGGCGATCTGGTTGCCCGCATGGGGGGAGATGAATTTGCTATCCTGTTGCCTAACCAGAGTGACGAACAGCAGGTGGCAAAACTAGCGGAAAAAATCATTTATGATATTTCGCAAGCCGTACCGGTCGATGATAAGCAAATCAACACCAGTGCCAGCATTGGGTTGGTCATTTATCCGGCTCATGGGACTACTGTGCAGGATTTGCTTACCAGTGCTGATCTGGCGTTGTATCAAGCGAAAGCCGATGGGCGTAACTGTTATCGCTTTTTTACTCGTGAACTGAGAGAAGTATTTCAGGCCCGTCATGCTTTCCAACTGGAGTTTATTCGGGCGTATGAACAAGAAGAATTCGAGGTGTTTTATCAGCCTCAAGTCAGCCTGATTGATAGTAAGGTCGTTGGGGCTGAGGCCTTGCTGCGCTGGCGTCATCCTTATAAAGGATTATTAGGTCCGGCGGCATTTATGGCGGCACTGGAACGTGGCCCTTGGGCGGAGCGTATTGGCGACTGGGTCGTACGGTCTGCCTGTCAACAAGCTTCTGAGTGGTGTCGGTCTGGTGCTGAGAATTTCCGTATCAGTATCAATTTATTTGCAGCTCAGTTTCGCTCAGGCATGTTGGCGCAGAAAATCAAAGACATTCTGACACAAACCGGCCTTAAGCCTGGTTCACTGGAGCTGGAAATTACGGAAAACATCATACTGCGGCATGATGAAAATATGATGAAGCCGCTCAATGATTTGCGGAGCAGTGGTATTGGCATTGCTTTTGACGACTATGGGACGGGATATGCATCGCTGAGTATGTTGAAACATTATCCGGTCACGCGGCTTAAAATTGACCAGACTTTCGTGCGAGCTATGTGTGAGTCAGCGCCCGATGCGGCGATTGTCCGCGCTATCCTTTATCTGGGTAAAAGTTTTGGTCTGGATGTGATTGCCGAAGGTGTCGAAACACAAGAACAGTGTGAAAGGTTGCTCAACAAAGGATGCGAGCAGGCGCAAGGGTATCTGTTTGGTCGGCCTATGCCGGCAGCAGAGTTTGAGAAATTGTTAGATCTGGAGGATACGCCTCTGGTTTGA
- the htpX gene encoding protease HtpX: MMRIALFLLTNLAVMVVFGLVLSLTGVQHNSMAGLIIMAGVFGFGGSIISLLMSKWMALRSVGGEVIEQPRNETEHWLLETVRAQSQQVGIAMPQVAIYHAPDINAFATGARRDSSLVAVSTGLLQNMSRDEAEAVIAHEISHIANGDMVTMTLVQGVVNTFVIFISRIIAQIVTSFLSGNRDDSEESSNGNPLIYMAVSMVLELVFGILASIITMWFSRYREFHADAGSAKLVGREKMIAALQRLKTSYEPQEASSMMAFCINGKSKSLSELFLSHPPLDKRIEALRAGEYLK; the protein is encoded by the coding sequence ATGATGCGTATTGCGCTTTTCCTGCTCACCAACCTGGCGGTGATGGTGGTATTCGGACTGGTGCTCAGTCTGACGGGAGTTCAGCACAACAGCATGGCGGGCTTGATTATCATGGCTGGCGTGTTTGGGTTCGGCGGATCGATAATTTCGCTATTGATGTCTAAATGGATGGCGCTGCGTTCAGTCGGTGGTGAGGTGATTGAACAGCCGCGTAATGAAACCGAACACTGGCTGCTGGAGACAGTGCGCGCTCAGTCTCAGCAGGTGGGAATCGCTATGCCGCAGGTCGCTATCTATCATGCGCCGGATATTAATGCGTTCGCGACAGGCGCTCGTCGTGACAGTTCGTTGGTTGCAGTCAGTACCGGTCTGTTGCAGAACATGAGCCGGGATGAGGCAGAAGCGGTTATTGCTCACGAAATCAGTCATATTGCTAACGGTGACATGGTCACGATGACGTTGGTGCAGGGAGTGGTGAACACCTTTGTAATCTTTATTTCCCGTATTATCGCACAAATTGTTACCAGCTTTCTTTCCGGTAATCGTGATGATAGCGAAGAGAGCAGTAATGGCAATCCACTGATTTATATGGCAGTTTCTATGGTACTGGAGTTGGTGTTTGGTATCCTCGCCAGTATTATCACCATGTGGTTTTCGCGTTATCGTGAGTTCCATGCTGATGCCGGTTCGGCGAAGCTGGTTGGCCGTGAGAAGATGATTGCTGCATTACAGCGACTGAAAACCAGTTATGAACCGCAGGAAGCAAGCAGCATGATGGCATTCTGCATTAACGGTAAATCCAAGTCCCTCAGCGAATTGTTTCTGTCGCATCCGCCGCTGGATAAACGTATTGAAGCGTTGCGTGCAGGCGAGTACCTCAAATAA
- the ogl gene encoding oligogalacturonate lyase, which produces MAKGKKLSFTFHTYQDSVTGTEVVRLTPPDVICHRNYFYQKCFSNDGSKLLFGGAFDGPWNYYLLDLKTQQATQLTEGAGDNTFGGFLSPDDDALYYVKNVRNLMRVDLNTLEETNIYQVPDDWVGYGTWVANSDCTKMVGIEIKKEDWKPLTDWKKFQEFYFTNPCCRLIRIDLKTGEATTILQEKQWLGHPIYRPGDDNTVAFCHEGPHDLVDARMWFINEDGSNMRKVKDHAPGESCTHEFWVPNGSALAYVSYLKGSTNRFICSVDPVSLENRQLTEMPPCSHLMSNYDGTLMVGDGCNAPVDVKDDGGYKIENDPFLYVFNMKTGKHFQVAQHNTSWEVLEGDRQVTHPHPSFTPDDKHILFTSDVDGKPALYLAKVPDSVWQ; this is translated from the coding sequence ATGGCCAAAGGTAAAAAGCTTTCTTTTACGTTCCATACTTACCAGGATTCAGTCACTGGCACCGAAGTGGTGCGTCTCACTCCGCCTGATGTCATCTGCCACCGCAACTACTTCTATCAGAAGTGTTTTTCCAACGATGGCAGCAAACTGCTGTTTGGTGGCGCCTTTGATGGGCCGTGGAACTATTATTTATTAGACCTTAAGACCCAGCAGGCGACGCAGTTGACCGAAGGTGCCGGCGATAACACGTTTGGTGGCTTTCTATCTCCGGATGACGATGCGCTTTACTATGTGAAGAATGTTCGTAATCTGATGCGCGTTGACCTGAACACACTGGAGGAAACCAATATTTATCAGGTGCCGGATGATTGGGTTGGGTACGGTACCTGGGTTGCTAACTCTGATTGTACCAAGATGGTTGGTATTGAGATTAAGAAAGAGGACTGGAAACCACTGACAGACTGGAAAAAATTCCAGGAATTCTATTTTACTAACCCATGTTGCCGTTTGATTCGCATCGATCTAAAAACCGGCGAAGCCACCACTATTCTGCAGGAAAAACAATGGCTGGGTCACCCCATTTATCGTCCCGGCGATGATAATACCGTGGCTTTTTGTCATGAAGGGCCGCATGATCTGGTTGATGCTCGCATGTGGTTTATCAATGAAGACGGCTCCAATATGCGTAAGGTGAAAGACCATGCACCAGGTGAAAGCTGTACCCATGAGTTCTGGGTACCGAATGGTTCTGCGCTGGCCTATGTTTCTTATCTGAAAGGTAGCACCAATCGGTTTATTTGCAGTGTTGATCCTGTCTCGTTGGAAAATCGTCAACTAACGGAAATGCCGCCGTGTTCTCACTTGATGAGTAATTATGATGGTACGCTGATGGTCGGGGATGGCTGTAATGCGCCGGTGGATGTAAAAGATGACGGTGGTTACAAGATTGAAAACGATCCTTTCCTGTATGTGTTCAACATGAAAACAGGGAAACATTTCCAGGTTGCGCAACACAACACCTCCTGGGAAGTTTTGGAAGGCGACCGCCAGGTTACGCATCCGCATCCATCGTTCACGCCGGATGATAAACATATCCTGTTTACGTCTGACGTCGATGGTAAACCCGCATTGTATCTGGCAAAGGTACCTGATTCGGTTTGGCAATAA
- the kdgR gene encoding DNA-binding transcriptional regulator KdgR: MAIADLDKQPDSVSSVLKVFGILQALGEEREIGITELSQRVMMSKSTVYRFLQTMKSLGYVAQEGESEKYSLTLKLFELGAKALQNVDLIRSADIQMRELSALTRETIHLGALDEDSIVYIHKIDSMYNLRMYSRIGRRNPLHSTAIGKVLLAWRDREEVKEILSHVEFKRSTIHTIGNTEELLPLLDLVCQQGYGEDNEEQEEGLRCIAVPVFDRFGVVIAGLSISFPTIRFSEENKHEYVAMLHTAARNISDQMGYHDYPF; encoded by the coding sequence ATGGCTATTGCAGATTTAGATAAACAACCCGATTCCGTGTCATCAGTCTTAAAAGTTTTTGGTATTTTACAGGCATTGGGCGAAGAGCGTGAAATTGGCATTACGGAACTTTCACAGCGTGTGATGATGTCTAAAAGTACAGTTTATCGTTTCCTGCAGACGATGAAATCTCTGGGGTATGTTGCCCAGGAAGGTGAATCAGAGAAATACTCGCTGACGCTGAAATTGTTTGAATTGGGTGCTAAAGCGCTGCAAAACGTTGATCTTATCCGCAGTGCAGATATTCAGATGCGTGAATTGTCGGCGTTAACGCGTGAAACCATTCATCTCGGTGCGTTGGATGAAGACAGTATCGTCTATATCCATAAAATCGACTCTATGTATAACTTGCGTATGTATTCCCGTATTGGTCGCCGGAATCCGCTACACAGCACGGCAATTGGCAAAGTGCTGTTAGCCTGGCGTGACCGTGAAGAGGTCAAAGAAATTCTGTCTCATGTGGAATTCAAGCGTAGTACTATACACACTATCGGAAATACGGAAGAGTTATTGCCCCTGCTTGACCTGGTGTGCCAGCAGGGATATGGCGAAGACAACGAAGAGCAGGAAGAGGGCTTGCGTTGTATCGCTGTTCCGGTATTTGATCGTTTCGGTGTGGTGATCGCCGGCCTGAGTATTTCTTTCCCGACGATCCGTTTCTCGGAAGAAAATAAGCATGAGTATGTAGCCATGCTGCATACGGCGGCACGCAATATCTCTGATCAAATGGGATATCACGATTACCCATTCTGA
- a CDS encoding YebO family protein has protein sequence MSSFASDMLEVVFVALIVLLVILVWFFINRASVRANEQIMLLHEIVEQQKQQIALLQSLVPVTEPIQQAEPQLEQPVLTETKESEVDVLFKDMIPER, from the coding sequence ATGAGTAGTTTTGCTTCAGACATGCTGGAAGTGGTTTTTGTCGCACTCATTGTGCTGCTGGTGATTCTGGTTTGGTTTTTTATCAATCGCGCCAGTGTGAGGGCCAATGAACAGATCATGCTGCTGCATGAAATTGTTGAACAACAGAAACAGCAAATTGCGTTATTGCAATCTTTGGTGCCGGTGACAGAGCCGATCCAGCAAGCAGAACCCCAGCTTGAGCAACCCGTACTGACAGAAACCAAAGAAAGCGAAGTTGATGTGTTGTTTAAAGACATGATCCCTGAGCGGTAA
- the thrS gene encoding threonine--tRNA ligase, translated as MPVITLPDGSQRHYDHAVSPLDVALDIGPGLAKACIAGRVNGELVDAVDVIESDAQLSIITAKDEEGMEIIRHSCAHLLGHAIKQLWPDTKMAIGPVIDNGFYYDVDLDRTLTQEDLELLEKRMHELAGKDYDVIKKKVSWQEARDTFTARGESYKVAILDENISHDDRPGLYHHEEYIDMCRGPHVPNMRFCHHFKLQKTSGAYWRGDSKNKMLQRIYGTAWADKKQLSAYLQRLEEAAKRDHRKIGKQLDLYHMQEEAPGMVFWHNDGWTIFRELEAFVRMKLKEYQYQEVKGPFMMDRVLWEKTGHWENYKEAMFTTSSENREYCVKPMNCPGHVQIFNQGLKSYRDLPLRMAEFGSCHRNEPSGSLHGLMRVRGFTQDDAHIFCTEEQVRDEVNSCIKMVYDMYSTFGFEKIVVKLSTRPEKRIGSDDMWDRAEEDLAAALTENAIPFEYQPGEGAFYGPKIEFTLHDCLDRAWQCGTVQLDFSLPGRLSASYVGENNERQVPVMIHRAILGSMERFIGILTEEFAGFFPTWLAPVQAVVMNITDSQSDYVSELTRKLQDAGIRVKADLRNEKIGFKIREHTLRRVPYMLVCGDKEVEAGKVAVRTRRGKDLGSMDVSEVITKLQEEIRSRSLHQLEE; from the coding sequence ATGCCTGTTATTACGCTTCCTGACGGCAGCCAGCGTCATTATGACCACGCCGTTTCTCCTCTTGATGTCGCACTGGATATCGGTCCTGGCCTGGCGAAAGCGTGTATCGCCGGTCGGGTTAATGGTGAGTTGGTTGACGCTGTCGATGTCATTGAATCTGATGCGCAACTGTCAATCATCACTGCCAAAGATGAAGAAGGGATGGAAATTATTCGCCATTCCTGCGCACATTTGCTGGGACATGCTATCAAGCAATTGTGGCCGGATACCAAAATGGCGATTGGTCCGGTGATCGACAACGGTTTCTATTATGACGTCGATCTGGATCGCACCCTGACGCAGGAAGATTTGGAACTGCTTGAAAAGCGGATGCATGAGCTGGCTGGCAAAGATTACGACGTTATCAAGAAAAAAGTCAGCTGGCAGGAAGCGCGTGATACGTTTACGGCACGTGGCGAAAGCTACAAAGTGGCGATTCTTGATGAAAATATCAGCCATGATGATCGCCCTGGGTTGTACCATCACGAAGAATATATCGATATGTGCCGTGGTCCGCACGTACCGAACATGCGTTTCTGCCATCATTTTAAACTGCAAAAGACCTCCGGTGCCTACTGGCGCGGTGACAGCAAAAACAAAATGCTGCAGCGTATTTATGGCACTGCCTGGGCAGATAAAAAACAGCTGAGCGCCTACCTGCAACGCCTTGAAGAAGCCGCCAAGCGCGATCATCGTAAAATCGGTAAGCAACTAGACCTGTATCATATGCAGGAAGAAGCGCCGGGTATGGTGTTCTGGCACAACGATGGCTGGACGATTTTCCGCGAGCTGGAAGCTTTTGTACGCATGAAGCTCAAAGAGTACCAGTATCAGGAAGTCAAAGGTCCGTTCATGATGGACCGCGTGCTGTGGGAAAAAACTGGGCACTGGGAAAACTATAAAGAGGCCATGTTCACGACGTCATCTGAGAACCGTGAATATTGCGTCAAACCGATGAACTGCCCAGGACATGTGCAGATCTTCAATCAGGGGCTGAAATCTTACCGCGACCTGCCATTGCGTATGGCGGAATTCGGTAGCTGCCACCGCAATGAACCGTCAGGTTCCCTGCACGGTCTGATGCGTGTACGCGGCTTTACGCAGGATGACGCCCATATCTTCTGTACCGAAGAGCAGGTGCGTGATGAGGTAAACAGCTGCATCAAGATGGTGTACGACATGTACAGCACCTTCGGTTTCGAGAAGATCGTGGTGAAACTGTCCACGCGTCCTGAAAAACGTATCGGCAGCGATGACATGTGGGACCGGGCTGAAGAAGACCTTGCTGCTGCATTGACTGAAAACGCTATTCCGTTTGAGTATCAACCGGGTGAGGGGGCGTTCTACGGGCCGAAAATCGAATTTACGTTGCATGATTGTCTGGATCGCGCCTGGCAGTGCGGCACGGTACAGTTGGACTTCTCGTTGCCAGGCCGTTTGAGTGCATCCTATGTCGGCGAGAACAACGAGCGTCAGGTCCCCGTCATGATTCACCGGGCGATACTTGGGTCGATGGAGCGCTTTATCGGGATTTTGACCGAAGAGTTTGCCGGTTTCTTCCCAACCTGGTTGGCACCGGTACAGGCGGTGGTGATGAATATCACTGATAGTCAGTCTGATTATGTCAGCGAATTGACAAGAAAATTGCAGGATGCGGGCATTCGCGTTAAAGCGGACTTGAGAAATGAGAAGATAGGCTTTAAAATCCGCGAGCACACTTTACGGCGTGTTCCCTATATGCTTGTTTGTGGCGATAAAGAGGTAGAGGCTGGCAAAGTAGCTGTCCGTACCCGCCGCGGCAAGGACTTGGGAAGCATGGACGTCAGTGAAGTAATCACGAAGCTGCAGGAAGAAATTCGCAGCCGTAGTCTTCATCAGTTGGAGGAATAA
- the infC gene encoding translation initiation factor IF-3, producing MKGGKRVQPARPNRINREIRAQEVRLTGVDGEQIGIVSLNEALEKAEEAGVDLVEISPNAEPPVCRIMDYGKFLYEKSKATKEQKKKQKVIQVKEIKFRPGTDDGDYQVKLRNLIRFLEDGDKAKITLRFRGREMAHQQIGIEMLNRIRDDLNELSVVESFPTKIEGRQMIMVLAPKKKQ from the coding sequence ATTAAAGGCGGAAAACGAGTTCAACCGGCGCGTCCTAATCGCATCAACAGAGAAATTCGCGCACAAGAGGTACGTCTGACGGGCGTTGATGGCGAACAGATCGGTATTGTCAGCCTGAATGAAGCGTTAGAGAAAGCTGAGGAAGCAGGTGTTGATTTAGTTGAAATCAGCCCGAACGCCGAGCCGCCGGTTTGCCGAATCATGGATTACGGCAAGTTCCTCTATGAGAAGAGTAAGGCTACTAAAGAGCAGAAAAAGAAACAAAAAGTTATTCAGGTCAAGGAAATTAAATTCCGGCCTGGTACCGATGATGGCGACTATCAGGTCAAACTACGCAACCTGATTCGCTTTCTGGAAGATGGTGACAAAGCCAAAATCACACTGCGTTTCCGTGGTCGTGAAATGGCTCACCAGCAGATCGGCATCGAAATGCTTAATCGCATTCGTGATGATCTGAATGAATTGTCTGTCGTCGAGTCGTTCCCTACCAAGATCGAAGGGCGTCAGATGATTATGGTGCTGGCACCGAAGAAGAAACAGTAA
- the rpmI gene encoding 50S ribosomal protein L35 translates to MPKIKTVRGAAKRFKKTASGGFKRKHANLRHILTKKATKRKRHLRPKAMVSKGDLGLVAACLPYA, encoded by the coding sequence ATGCCAAAGATTAAAACTGTACGTGGCGCCGCTAAACGCTTCAAGAAAACCGCCAGCGGTGGTTTCAAGCGTAAGCATGCTAACCTGCGTCATATTCTGACCAAAAAAGCGACTAAACGTAAACGTCACCTGCGTCCAAAAGCCATGGTTTCCAAAGGCGATCTGGGCCTGGTTGCAGCATGTCTGCCTTACGCATAA
- the rplT gene encoding 50S ribosomal protein L20: MARVKRGVVARARHKKILKQAKGYYGARSRVYRVAFQAVIKAGQYAYRDRRQRKRQFRQLWIARINAAARQNGLSYSKFINGLKKASVEIDRKILADIAVFDKVAFSALVEKAKSALA, from the coding sequence ATGGCTCGCGTAAAACGTGGTGTGGTTGCTCGTGCACGTCACAAAAAGATCCTGAAACAAGCGAAAGGTTACTACGGTGCCCGTTCGCGCGTTTATCGTGTTGCCTTCCAGGCAGTAATCAAAGCTGGTCAGTACGCTTACCGTGACCGTCGTCAGCGTAAGCGTCAGTTCCGCCAGCTGTGGATTGCACGTATCAATGCAGCAGCCCGCCAGAATGGCTTGTCTTACAGCAAATTCATCAATGGCCTGAAAAAAGCCTCTGTTGAAATTGACCGTAAGATTCTGGCTGACATCGCCGTATTCGACAAAGTAGCGTTCAGCGCGCTGGTTGAAAAAGCGAAATCAGCTCTGGCGTAA
- the pheM gene encoding pheST operon leader peptide PheM, whose product MNSAIFRFFFYFSA is encoded by the coding sequence ATGAATTCTGCTATTTTCCGTTTCTTTTTTTACTTTAGCGCCTGA
- the pheS gene encoding phenylalanine--tRNA ligase subunit alpha — MQHLAELVAKARAAIEQAGDVAALENVRVEFLGKKGHLTLQMTSLRELPAEERPAAGAVINQAKQEVQDALNARKQTLESAELNARLAAETIDVSLPGRTMENGGLHPITRTIERIESFFGELGFAVASGPEIEDDYHNFDALNIPGHHPARADHDTFWFDATRLLRTQTSGVQIRTMKKQPPPIRIIAPGRVYRNDYDQTHTPMFHQMEGLIVDKNISFTNLKGTLHDFLRNFFEEDLQVRFRPSYFPFTEPSAEVDVMGKNGKWLEVLGCGMVHPNVLRNVGIDPEVYSGFAFGMGMERLTMLRYGVTDLRAFFENDLRFLKQFK, encoded by the coding sequence ATGCAACATCTCGCAGAACTGGTTGCTAAAGCCAGAGCAGCCATAGAACAGGCTGGAGACGTCGCCGCACTGGAAAATGTGCGCGTTGAGTTTCTGGGCAAAAAAGGTCACTTAACCCTTCAGATGACCTCGCTGCGCGAGCTGCCTGCTGAAGAACGTCCTGCCGCTGGGGCGGTTATCAATCAGGCGAAACAGGAAGTACAGGATGCCCTGAATGCGCGTAAGCAGACGCTGGAAAGTGCTGAACTGAATGCTCGACTGGCAGCAGAAACCATTGATGTCTCATTGCCGGGTAGAACCATGGAGAATGGTGGTCTGCATCCGATTACTCGTACTATCGAGCGCATTGAATCCTTCTTTGGCGAACTGGGCTTTGCCGTAGCGTCAGGTCCGGAAATCGAAGACGACTACCATAACTTCGATGCGCTGAATATTCCGGGCCACCATCCGGCGCGTGCCGATCATGACACCTTCTGGTTCGATGCTACCCGCTTGCTGCGTACGCAGACTTCCGGTGTGCAGATTCGCACCATGAAAAAACAGCCGCCGCCGATTCGCATCATCGCGCCAGGACGTGTTTACCGTAACGATTATGATCAGACGCATACCCCGATGTTCCATCAGATGGAAGGGCTGATCGTGGATAAAAACATCAGCTTCACCAACTTAAAGGGAACGTTGCACGATTTCCTGCGCAATTTCTTTGAGGAAGATTTGCAGGTGCGTTTCCGCCCGTCCTACTTCCCGTTTACTGAACCCTCAGCTGAAGTGGATGTGATGGGTAAAAACGGCAAATGGCTTGAAGTGCTGGGATGCGGCATGGTGCATCCAAACGTGTTGCGTAATGTCGGCATCGACCCGGAAGTGTATTCCGGTTTTGCGTTCGGTATGGGGATGGAACGCCTGACCATGCTGCGCTACGGTGTGACGGATTTACGCGCCTTCTTCGAAAACGATTTACGCTTCCTCAAACAGTTTAAATAA